The Syntrophobacterales bacterium sequence TCTGGGGCTGGGCTGTTTGCTTATCGGACTGACAGCCAATATACTAGCCAGAAAACGATTGCGCGCAGAAACCGCATAATACTGAGCATGAAGATTGGAGGAGTTTGAGGCATGAAACCGAAGATCGGTTTTATCGGGCTGGGGGCGATGGGCAGAGGCATGGCCTTGAACATACTCAGGAAAGGTTTCCCCCTGCGTGTCTTCGATGTTGACAAACAGGCAGTGCAACGCCTCGTTGAAGCTGGAGCAACCGCCGCTGCTGATTTACAGGCTGTCGCCGGATATGCGGACTGGATAATCCTTTCTCTTCCCGATACGGAAGTTGTCAGAACAGTGCTCTGGAGGGAGGCGGGCCTCGCGTCTCGCCTTTCCGGCGGCCAGATCGTGATCGATTGCGGAACAACCCATCCTCTGGCGACCATGGATTTTCAGAAGCGCCTCGCGGAAGCGAAAATAGACTTCGTTGATGCGCCCGTATCCGGCATGGAGCAAAGAGCTTTGGAGGGAACGTTGACGACCATGGCCGGAGGCGCCCGCGACATTTTCGACAAGGTAAAGCC is a genomic window containing:
- a CDS encoding NAD(P)-dependent oxidoreductase — translated: MKPKIGFIGLGAMGRGMALNILRKGFPLRVFDVDKQAVQRLVEAGATAAADLQAVAGYADWIILSLPDTEVVRTVLWREAGLASRLSGGQIVIDCGTTHPLATMDFQKRLAEAKIDFVDAPVSGMEQRALEGTLTTMAGGARDIFDKVKPVLESFSKNVEYMGSAGCGQLAKVINNVFFNISCAAVAELLPLAVKMGLDAEKIVEVAGSGTGQSFALNFFGPLILKRDFGQGYPMKKAYKDMSSIMEIMNANKIPIPVTQAALTTYQLALNQGLGDESKGAMVKVWEEVLNVEVRQ